The Raphanus sativus cultivar WK10039 unplaced genomic scaffold, ASM80110v3 Scaffold3601, whole genome shotgun sequence DNA segment gaacaaaaaaaaaaaaactgcttaCATATTTCATCTTTTTGTTGAACATGAGAAAGAGAAAAGCAGAGTAAATACTGATACAGTTCATTATCAACACACCTTTACTAGGAGATCTCTTTCAATAATATCGTCTAATACAGTGTATTATCTTTTGTTATGCATAAACTTATTTATACAAAAGTTTTGGTTTAGTAGATAATTAGTACGTTGGCTTGAGCTTCATCAAAGATATACAAAGAAACTAAAGAAACTGGTTCTTTAGTAATAAAGAGAACCTTGCCACCAGTTCCCTCTTGAAACATCTTGTGAGTTCTGTCCATTAGCATCGTTTTCCTGGCTTCTTGGACCCTCGTTTTTAACCTGAATAATGGTTTCTTTGATCAGCCAagtccttgttttttttttgctttggaaGTGATTTGCAAAATATACATAAGTTAACTAAGAAGACTCACTGTAGGGTAACTTTGGTTGGTGGTGGATCGAGGGTATACGTCTTGACCACCGTAGTAAAGAGAAGAGCTTAGATTGCATGGCTCAACTCTGTCTTGTACATTTGAAGATTCTCTACGTTGAGCTGTGTAAGAAAAACATATTCATTAGAAATCAAAGCCGTTCTTTGAGCATAAGTgagaaaagaagaaggaagTTTTTTTTCTCACTGACCTTGTGAGCCATGTTTGGAGCTTTGACCATCTCTTGTAACGCCCTGAGAAATCAAATCAAGAAACCGAAGTTTAACCCTCAAGAATCATTCCGATTACCCAAGACACAAAACTGGAAGAAAAGGAAGGTAATATAACCTTGGAGGGATGAGGGAAAATGGAGGAGAAGATtccagaggaagaagatggcGGCGACGGATCTCTGGAGCCGAAGAGTTCGGtggttaaagaagaagaagttgatgaTGCAATTCGTCCTTTACCTTCCATTAATAATTGTCAAAGCTTACACTCTACTCACTTTGAAACAGATTATCTTTCTGATTCTTGCTATGCAAGAGAACTAGAATGAATAAGACAGTTGTGTGTGATTACAATAAGATCTCAATGGGGCTATATATACATAATGCTGCAAGGTGTTTGGTTAGGGAGATAGTGGAGCCATCATGACCATGATCATGAACAGTATGCATGAAGAAAAAAGTACCTTATTATGGtatgttttctcttttttttttttgacaaatgtTTTCCCATTTTGATGCTGAAAAGACTTGCTTCTTTTCCTATTTCTCgttataaattatttcaattttattttccttGTTAGAGAAATTTAGAAGCTTCgctctcttttcttcttgccactgcttttttttttaagttgtaacgatttattttagattttcgtctaatgtttgtttgtttgttgtaagCCTATTGACAAATTTGGATTCTTTATCTCTTCCGGATAAAGACACGAACAGTTAGAT contains these protein-coding regions:
- the LOC108847400 gene encoding uncharacterized protein LOC108847400 isoform X2, with product MEGKGRIASSTSSSLTTELFGSRDPSPPSSSSGIFSSIFPHPSKGVTRDGQSSKHGSQAQRRESSNVQDRVEPCNLSSSLYYGGQDVYPRSTTNQSYPTVKNEGPRSQENDANGQNSQDVSRGNWWQGSLYY
- the LOC108847400 gene encoding uncharacterized protein LOC108847400 isoform X1 codes for the protein MEGKGRIASSTSSSLTTELFGSRDPSPPSSSSGIFSSIFPHPSKGVTRDGQSSKHGSQAQRRESSNVQDRVEPCNLSSSLYYGGQDVYPRSTTNQSYPTVKNEGPRSQENDANGQNSQDVSRGNWWQELVNLRRW